ACGGACGTTTAAAGGGCAGCGATTATAAGGTAAGGGTTTCGGTATCTGTGCCCTCGCTGAGTTGCCTGCTCCGTACCTTAATTGAGGCGGGATGTATCGAAATAGAAGAACGTTCACACTTTTTGGATTTTATTTCCAGGTGTTTTGTTACGCCGGGTAAAGGAAGAAATGCAGGTGTTTTATCGGTAAGTAACCTGAAAAACACCTACGAAAAGGTTTCTGAGACTGCACTTAAGGCCATAAAAACTGTGGTGCTGAAGATGCTGGATATTTTAAACCAGGGCTTTACACCGCAATATGTATAGGCATACTTTTACCACATAGCTCAGATGAACAGTGGCAATTCGAACCAAAAGTCAGCTCCTTCACCAACTTCACTGATTACACCCATTTGCCCCTTATGTGTTTTTACTATTTCCCTGGATACATAAAGGCCGATACCTAGCCCGTTAAAAGTAGTTTTTGTAGGTTGCAGGAAGCGATGGAAGCGTTTGAAAATCTTTTGCTGCTGATCTTGAGGGATACCGATTCCCTGGTCTTTGATGCTTGTTCTCAGGAAGCCATCAATAAAGCCGACTGTAACTTCGATGCGTGTTTTACCTGGCGAGTATTTGATGGCATTATTAATTAAGTTAGAAATCACTTGAGCAATTCGCTCCCGATCTGCATAAACTGAGGTTTGCCCAGAAAAATTAATGATAAAGTCATGATCAGGGAAAGTATTTTTATAGTTGTCAAAAAGTTTTGTAATATATTCATTGAAGTCTATAACTTCGAAGTGATAGGACATTTCTCCGTTTTTAATTCTGGTCATGTCAAGCAAATCGTTTACTAGTTTAACTAACTTTTCAACTTGGTGTTCAATGCGTTCAAGCATTGCAGTGTCATCTCCGCGGTTCTCTTTTAGCTGTCGTTTTTTTAGTACCTGAATGAAGCCTTTTATGGAGGTGATTGGGGTTTTCAATTCATGGGAAGCAAGATGCAGAAAATCATCTTTCTGCATTTCCAGTTCAACACGACTGCTCACATCCCGGTATTGAAAAACTAGTGTACCAATGGACTTTTCCTGTAAAAGATTCATAGCGGTACCTTCTATCCAAACGAAGCGTTCATCAGCTGTCTTTAACCGAGTCAGGAAATCAAATTCGCTAATTCTTCCTTGTTTAAGGCTGACTAGTTTTTCCCTAAATGAAGTTTCGTCGGCATGAATAAAATTGGAGATTGGTGTTCCAATAATGCTCCCTTCTGGGCTGGAGATGGCTTCGGACACGGATGGAGAGAGGTATTCGATCTTTCCGTCCCTATCGGTCATGACTACACCTTCAGCGCTTTTTTCTATGATTCCGCGAAACCGCTGTTCGCTGTCTCTCAAATCGCTCTGCGCACGTTCTATTCGGTTAAACAGATGTGAAAGTAACAAACCCTCTATGAAGAAAATCAGGGTTGCCATTACAAAAACCTCTGAACTAGGCTGGTATCTCGGTAGGATAAAGAGCAGTGACAAAACTACCGAACTTAAAGTAGCGATAAGTGAGGAGCGACTCCCACCGAAAAAAGCACTCAAAAAGATTACTGCGAAGTAAAGCAAAAATGGCGTGCGGTAATTTACTTCAAAAAGTGGGTTTAGCGTAACCCAGGTGGCAATAATCGCAAGGAACAAAGGTACGGTAAATTGAAACCAGGTTTTAGTCTGCTGTTGGCGTATTGAATGTAACTGAAGAAGTGAATCTATTCTCATTTTCATTGTGATGTTAATGCTAAAACGCAGTCTTATAGAAAATAAATTGTCCCATCGCTATTCGCAATGCAAGAATAAGCAATTATCGACCCATTTACTTATGGGTCTAAACAAAATTTTAGTTTATTGTTTTTTTGTTTAGGTATTTCGCCCTGAATCGAGTTGGCATGGATATTTTGCGGAGAAAATGCCTATACGAGATTTAGATGTTTTAATAAGTTTTGCCTGCGGGTACCCAGATGGTCCAACTCAACTTTCAACTTCTTTATACCTCATTCATTCTAGTTGTAGAGCTTTTTTTTGGTTCTCTTAAACAAAACTTTGTAGATTTGCGTTTATTAGACAAATATAGTTTATGCCATTTGATATTAAGCAGAGCAGCCCGGATCCTATGCTGCTGGTCAATATATTAGACGCAACGAATACAGGTATCGTGATCACTGAAAATCTGTTGCCGGACAATCCCATCATCTACTGCAATCCTGCATTCGAGCGGATCTCAGGTTACAGCAGGGAAGAGATCATTGGTCGCAACTGTCGGTTTTTGCAAAGCCAGGACCGCAATCAGGAGGCGCGATTTGACATCAGGCGGGCGCTGGATAACGGCGAAAATTGCGTTGTGCAAATCCGCAATTATACCAAACAGGGAAAATTGTTCTATAATGAACTGTACCTATCTGCGGTTAAGAACGATTTAGGTGAAGTGACGCACTTCATCGGCGTTCAGAATGATGTCTCGGCCAGGGTTAAAGCTGAGCAGGAACTTGAACAAAATTATAAGGATACTGAACTTAAAGTGACCGAGCGGACCAGGATGCTCAGGGAAAGTGAAGAATACCTTTCCAGCATTGTGGAGACTATTCGCGAAAGTCTAATTGTGATGGATAAGGATTACAAGGTGCTCAGTGCAAACAACCACTTTTTAAATACTTTCAAAGTAAGCATCAATGAAACCAAGGGTAAGTTGCTTTATGATCTTGGTAACGGGCAATGGGATATCCCCGAGCTAAGAAAAATGATGGAGGATATCCTTCCTACCAACAATCCCGTTTTAGATTATGAAGTGGAACATGAATTTCCGTACATAGGCCGAAAGCTGATGCTTTTGAACGCACACCGTGTGGAGCTGGAAGGGAAGTTCAAAGACCGGATTTTACTAGCCATAGAAGACATTACTGAAAGGCGTGCAATTGAACAAAGAAAGGATGATTTCCTGTCTATTGCCAGTCATGAATTGAAAACTCCGCTAACCACAGTGGTTGGCTATGTGCAGATGATGCAGCGCCTGATCCCTGAGCAGGCCAGTGATAAATTCAGGTCTGTAGTAGACAAGACCGGGATGTATGTGGAACGTTTAAATCAATTGCTCAGCGAACTGCTGGACGTATCCAGGATTCAATCCGGAAATATAGAGTTACATAAAGAGCATTTTGATTTTGATCAAATGGTTTGTGAAGCAATCGAAGGTATGCAAACTGCTACACCTAATTACCGAATCATTTCTAAGGGTAAAGCGGGTATTCCGTATTTTGGGGATGAATCGCACCTCATTCAGGTGCTGACCAACCTGATCAGTAATGCAATCAAATATTCACCAGAGGCCGATGAAGTGGAGATCTACGTATCGAAAGTGAGTGATTTCATCAAGGTTTCCGTAAAAGATTACGGAATGGGGATTAAAGAGGATGAACAAAAGAAAATCTTCGAGCGATTTTATCGGGTAGGGGCCATACAGAAGAATTATCCGGGCATGGGGATTGGACTCTACATCTGTGATCAGATCATCAAGAATCACGGTGGCTCATTTTGGGTGGAAAGTGAGCCGGGAGAAGGATCGGTATTCTCATTTACCTTGCCTATCAATTATCATGGAAAGGAGAAGGGAAATGTCTAAGAAAATCATGATTTGTGATGATGATGCGGGGATCCTGGAAATGATGGAAATGATCATTGACGAATATGGCTTCGAGGTCATCACGGAGGCCAATAGTTTGAATGTGTTAAAAGGATTGGAGCGAGAGCGACCAGACCTATTGCTATTGGACATATGGATGCCTCTTCTTTCAGGTGACCAGGTGCTCAGGAATATTAAGGCAGATGCACAATTCGACGCATTGCCGGTGATCATGTACTCTGCAAGTGCTGAAGGGAGGGCAATTGCGGAGAGTGTAGGAGCTGACGATTATATTGCCAAGCCTTTTGACATGAATGATCTGGAATCTAAAATCCGGCGCTTGATCTAACATGACCTACTGCGGCCTTAAAGGGAAGGGATTTTGGAATTATCAAGGATAAACTGAATCGAATCAGCCAGAAACAATTTACAAATTGATTAAGAATGGCCGGCGAATATTCCAGCCACCTTATCAGCTATGCTCCTTCTCCTGGTTTATCGAACTTAATAATACTGAAGGCACTTTCGATTTTACTTTATACGAAGCTTTTGATAAAAATGGTACAGATGAATTTGATCTTGAAAGTGTACTACATTGGAATGGCAAGCCTGTGCTGTTTGAAAAGGCAATTGCAGCTATGCTCATCTTGTTGTATCATAATTCAAAGTATTTCGGTACGGATGTTATGGCAAATTAAGATTATAGGGCCGGGAGATCAGCTCCCGGCTTATTGACGTCATGGACGGAATCGAACCGTCGTAGAAGGTTTTGCAGACCCTTACCTATCCTCTCGGCCACATGACTATATGCTGTTTATTGCCTCAGGGCCAAACGCTGTGTTTTAAACAGTCCGATAAACCACTCCCTTGGAGATGTTGTTTTAACCTCTATTTCTTTTTCGGTGTTATTTAGGGATTCGTAAATTTTTGTACAAGTCAATGCAAAGAGATGAACATTTAGCGGACTGGTGATGCCTTGGTGCCGGTTGTTCCAAACTTCTAAGAAAACATCGTGAATGATATTTAAAGAAATGACCTCGTCACTGATCAGTTTAGAAACCAGGAAGGATACCTGTTTGTAATATTTATGAAACAGTTCTTTGAAAGCATCTTTGTCGTCATTTAGGATCAGGCTAAGCAATTCCTGATCACTGCGTGCGCTGTTGTCTATTTGTTTGTAACTCATCTTGATTATAATTGAAGCCATCAAATAAAGCTGGAAATGATTTCTTTGGCCTTGTTTGACACTGCAAATATAACACTAATATTAAATACTACAAATTTAGTAGTCTTTATTTTTCTTTATTTCTTCCCTGTCAGATTGAAGTAGTCCCGTTGGCGGATCTAAACAATTTAGGTATTGTTTTATTGACGGAAAAATATAGAAGGAGCTATGCATCATAATGCGTTAAAATGTTTGGAATCCAAATTATAATTCAGTCACTGTTAATGTGCCTATCAAACAAGTGTGTAAAAGTAGGCTCAGCACCTATATGTTTTAAAAATAGTTCGTGCTAAATATTCAATTGATAATGCACAGACCTACCTGATCCTTCTTGCATTAATACGCCAATCTCTACCAGATTTTGGAGGTCGCGCGTGGCGGTAGCTTTGGAGGCCTTGGTGATGCTTATGTACTTGCCAGCATTTTATCATTTACTTTTTCTAGATGATAAGTGAAGTGAGGCCATTCGGGAAATTGCCAGTTGTAAGTCATGAGCCGATTAAGGAATTTAATCGGCTCATCAGTAGATTTTACTTCATTGCATATTTGATCCCGCCGAGTAAATGCTTTAAAAAAAGCGGGTCGGCATAAGAGGCTTCTGTATGGCCGAGGCCGGTATAGAAAGCCCTGCCACCATCATAGGTATGGTACCAGGCTATGGGATGTTCAGCACCCATTTTACCTTTGCCTGCATCGTAACTTTTCTCGTCCAGGTTCAGTAAAATGTGCAGGTCTTTGGCTACCCATTTAAAATTATACCATTCATCTTTGCGCTTCCAATTTGAAGGAAGGTGCCGCGTAGCGATGTTCTTAGCATCTTTAACTTGTATTACTGCTTCCTGCTGACTGGGATGAGCGCTAAAATATGCACCTACTAAATTTCCATACCATGGCCAGTTAAACTCGCAGTCTGTTGCGGCATGTATGCCCACAAAACCTCCGCCGCTTTGTATGTATTTTTCAAAAGACAGTTGTTGCTCATCGTTCAGCACATCCCCTGTAGGGCTTAAAAAAATGATTGCTTTATATTGTTTAAGGTATGCGGCAGTAAATAAGCAGGCATTGGTAGTGGTATCTACCTCAAATTTATTTGCCTTTCCAAGCATCTGAATGGCTGTAATTCCTGTGGCTATAGATTGGTGGTGATAACCAACTGTTTTACTAAAAATAAGTACCTTGGGATAGTTTCTGGCGGATGCGCTAAAGACGCAGAAGATCAATAAAATTAATGTGCTTGCTTTGGCAATACGGTTTAAGCTTTTCATAGGGTTACATCTGGTTTTTAAAGATACATTCTTTCCGGTAATTTTGAAACCTCGGTAAGGTTTCCTAGTTTTAATTCTTATGAAGAACTATCCAGTGGTACATCACGTGTTTTTCTGGCTGAAAAATCCAGGATCAAAAGAAGATCAGGCAAAATTGATAAGCGGTGTTAAAGCGCTTTCAAAAATACCAGAAGTACGGGGCTTACATGTAGGTATTGCCGCCAGTACAGAAAAGAGGGCAGTAGTAGACAATAGCTGGGACGTGTCTGAACTGTTATTTTTTGATGACCTTGAAGGACAAGCTGCCTATCAATCACATCCCCTGCACCTGGCGTTTATTGAAAACTACAGCCACCTGTGGGAAAGAGTATTGGTTTATGATGTAGTGGAAAAGTAAGAGTATAAAATTGCGGCTTACTTGTCTTGATAATGATAGCCGCAAGATTGAAACTGAAAAATAGCAGCCTATCGCATCAAAAGCTGTAAAAGACTATATTTAGGGCTCCAATTATAATCTACATCAGGTGAGGGTATTTCTGTGTTTCTTAATTTTACTGTTAACCAGGTTAGCTATATACCCGGCGTACAGCCAGTCTATGGATTATTTGGACATAGATGATGGACTGTCAAATAATAACGTAAGGTGTATTTATCAGGACCATAAAGGTTTTAT
The nucleotide sequence above comes from Pedobacter sp. MC2016-14. Encoded proteins:
- a CDS encoding response regulator, whose product is MERRREMSKKIMICDDDAGILEMMEMIIDEYGFEVITEANSLNVLKGLERERPDLLLLDIWMPLLSGDQVLRNIKADAQFDALPVIMYSASAEGRAIAESVGADDYIAKPFDMNDLESKIRRLI
- a CDS encoding Dabb family protein, coding for MKNYPVVHHVFFWLKNPGSKEDQAKLISGVKALSKIPEVRGLHVGIAASTEKRAVVDNSWDVSELLFFDDLEGQAAYQSHPLHLAFIENYSHLWERVLVYDVVEK
- a CDS encoding ThuA domain-containing protein; its protein translation is MKSLNRIAKASTLILLIFCVFSASARNYPKVLIFSKTVGYHHQSIATGITAIQMLGKANKFEVDTTTNACLFTAAYLKQYKAIIFLSPTGDVLNDEQQLSFEKYIQSGGGFVGIHAATDCEFNWPWYGNLVGAYFSAHPSQQEAVIQVKDAKNIATRHLPSNWKRKDEWYNFKWVAKDLHILLNLDEKSYDAGKGKMGAEHPIAWYHTYDGGRAFYTGLGHTEASYADPLFLKHLLGGIKYAMK
- a CDS encoding RNA polymerase sigma factor gives rise to the protein MSYKQIDNSARSDQELLSLILNDDKDAFKELFHKYYKQVSFLVSKLISDEVISLNIIHDVFLEVWNNRHQGITSPLNVHLFALTCTKIYESLNNTEKEIEVKTTSPREWFIGLFKTQRLALRQ
- a CDS encoding PAS domain-containing sensor histidine kinase — its product is MPFDIKQSSPDPMLLVNILDATNTGIVITENLLPDNPIIYCNPAFERISGYSREEIIGRNCRFLQSQDRNQEARFDIRRALDNGENCVVQIRNYTKQGKLFYNELYLSAVKNDLGEVTHFIGVQNDVSARVKAEQELEQNYKDTELKVTERTRMLRESEEYLSSIVETIRESLIVMDKDYKVLSANNHFLNTFKVSINETKGKLLYDLGNGQWDIPELRKMMEDILPTNNPVLDYEVEHEFPYIGRKLMLLNAHRVELEGKFKDRILLAIEDITERRAIEQRKDDFLSIASHELKTPLTTVVGYVQMMQRLIPEQASDKFRSVVDKTGMYVERLNQLLSELLDVSRIQSGNIELHKEHFDFDQMVCEAIEGMQTATPNYRIISKGKAGIPYFGDESHLIQVLTNLISNAIKYSPEADEVEIYVSKVSDFIKVSVKDYGMGIKEDEQKKIFERFYRVGAIQKNYPGMGIGLYICDQIIKNHGGSFWVESEPGEGSVFSFTLPINYHGKEKGNV
- a CDS encoding ATP-binding protein, with the translated sequence MRIDSLLQLHSIRQQQTKTWFQFTVPLFLAIIATWVTLNPLFEVNYRTPFLLYFAVIFLSAFFGGSRSSLIATLSSVVLSLLFILPRYQPSSEVFVMATLIFFIEGLLLSHLFNRIERAQSDLRDSEQRFRGIIEKSAEGVVMTDRDGKIEYLSPSVSEAISSPEGSIIGTPISNFIHADETSFREKLVSLKQGRISEFDFLTRLKTADERFVWIEGTAMNLLQEKSIGTLVFQYRDVSSRVELEMQKDDFLHLASHELKTPITSIKGFIQVLKKRQLKENRGDDTAMLERIEHQVEKLVKLVNDLLDMTRIKNGEMSYHFEVIDFNEYITKLFDNYKNTFPDHDFIINFSGQTSVYADRERIAQVISNLINNAIKYSPGKTRIEVTVGFIDGFLRTSIKDQGIGIPQDQQQKIFKRFHRFLQPTKTTFNGLGIGLYVSREIVKTHKGQMGVISEVGEGADFWFELPLFI